One Chitinophaga sp. H8 DNA window includes the following coding sequences:
- a CDS encoding helix-hairpin-helix domain-containing protein, with product MIKTVKAAGGKTYQFVDDGNPMQGGMKDVYFSPDKSYVVAFFRDKQDFNSKERLNNIVTTFRERIFNQAGGEYWKDLFCWPYDMVEHNGQTGIIVPVYQKQFFFQTGYNPAAAQIASIVGKEKEGKWFAASQFRNANFKLHLDKSELGDWYKYFLVCIRIARAVRRMHAAGLAHSDLSYKNVLIDPCTGSAAIIDIDGLVVPGKFPPDVIGTPDFIAPEVMSTKNLAKDDPARKLPSIATDRHALAVMIYMYLLYRHPLRGGKIHDTDPQKDEELGMGAKALFVEHPTDTSNRPKLNQVKPTQLPWADVNKIPYSICGPYLKELFNKAFIEGLHNPAMRPTADEWEHALIKTTDLMQPCQNLNCGQKWFVFDNSTKPVCPFCNTPYTGQLPVLNFYWSRKAGSFVPENQRLMVYHNQYLYPWHVNRNITPNEKLTAEQKKPVGYFVFHHGKWQLVNQTLTSLRDVTENKEIPINSMVELTDGKQLLLSKEEGGRLVIIQLVNN from the coding sequence ATGATCAAAACCGTAAAAGCTGCCGGTGGCAAAACATATCAGTTTGTAGATGATGGGAATCCCATGCAGGGAGGAATGAAAGATGTGTATTTTAGCCCGGACAAATCCTATGTAGTAGCTTTTTTTCGTGATAAACAGGATTTCAATTCCAAAGAGCGCTTGAATAATATTGTCACCACTTTCCGGGAGCGGATCTTTAATCAGGCAGGCGGTGAATATTGGAAAGACCTGTTTTGCTGGCCTTATGATATGGTAGAGCACAATGGTCAAACCGGCATCATTGTGCCGGTATATCAAAAGCAGTTCTTCTTCCAGACAGGCTATAATCCTGCCGCCGCACAAATCGCCTCTATAGTAGGAAAAGAAAAAGAAGGCAAATGGTTTGCCGCCTCCCAGTTCAGGAATGCCAATTTCAAACTACACCTGGATAAAAGTGAGCTGGGCGACTGGTACAAATATTTCCTGGTATGTATCAGGATAGCGAGAGCAGTGAGGCGTATGCATGCAGCCGGACTCGCACACTCTGATCTGTCTTACAAAAATGTGCTGATAGATCCCTGTACCGGCAGTGCAGCCATTATTGATATTGACGGGCTGGTAGTGCCGGGCAAATTTCCGCCGGATGTAATCGGTACACCGGACTTTATTGCGCCGGAAGTAATGAGTACCAAAAACCTGGCAAAGGATGATCCTGCCAGAAAACTGCCCAGTATTGCTACTGACAGGCATGCTCTGGCGGTAATGATTTATATGTATCTGTTATACCGCCATCCCTTAAGAGGCGGAAAAATTCATGATACAGATCCACAAAAAGATGAAGAATTAGGGATGGGAGCCAAAGCCTTATTTGTAGAACATCCTACAGATACTTCCAACCGGCCTAAACTAAACCAGGTAAAGCCAACACAGCTGCCATGGGCAGATGTGAATAAAATCCCCTATTCCATTTGCGGCCCTTATTTAAAAGAGCTGTTTAACAAAGCATTTATAGAAGGCTTACACAATCCGGCGATGCGGCCCACAGCCGATGAGTGGGAACATGCACTGATCAAAACAACTGATCTGATGCAGCCCTGTCAGAACCTGAACTGTGGCCAGAAATGGTTTGTATTTGACAATAGTACCAAACCCGTTTGTCCGTTCTGCAATACCCCTTATACAGGGCAATTGCCGGTATTAAATTTCTACTGGTCCAGAAAAGCGGGTAGTTTTGTACCTGAAAATCAACGGCTCATGGTATATCATAATCAGTATCTTTATCCATGGCATGTAAATCGTAATATTACACCTAATGAAAAGCTGACAGCGGAGCAAAAGAAACCAGTAGGCTACTTTGTATTTCATCACGGTAAATGGCAACTTGTAAATCAGACACTTACATCACTCAGGGATGTAACGGAAAACAAGGAAATACCCATTAATTCCATGGTAGAGCTCACAGACGGCAAACAATTGCTGCTGTCTAAAGAAGAAGGCGGCAGGCTGGTCATTATTCAATTAGTCAATAACTAA
- a CDS encoding PP2C family serine/threonine-protein phosphatase codes for MSLVKKYVESLLLLNNINVSSHQHAFFNTFLTDAAILDAYQQVKKNQSFILESWKERSITEEIRQKHIPLPNATVGKIYRYVFDLAKLGLQDIGSFEWTMDDALGISFDTATNTFTGTPQQQGEHLLTLHYKLKDSSEDKPFFVKELRLIVNPDPKSLWQNLPSDEQDEYWRPDNISAHTSFGNKKLIIGSKRGRSHAHEGRFRDDAFAYSYATTSGWGLIAVADGAGSAKYSRKGAAIACDAVHEFFDILLTSDKIQEIETAVNAYTSQASEALQKQLSSLFIDQLGKAAFFAQSKIKEEAQRKEADIKDYATTLIFTMTRKFAAGYVICSFWVGDGGIGIFDNTKPEVVVLGTPDSGEFAGQTRFLTMPDIFADSSYANRIRFKIVPDFTALVLMTDGITDPKFQTDANLSKTAMWQELWADLGGKNADNCKIDFAAAPETAAAMLMNWLDFWSPGNHDDRTIAILY; via the coding sequence ATGAGCCTGGTAAAGAAATATGTGGAGAGTTTACTGCTGTTGAACAATATCAATGTTTCATCACATCAACATGCATTTTTTAATACATTCCTGACTGATGCGGCTATCTTAGATGCTTATCAGCAGGTCAAAAAAAATCAAAGTTTCATATTGGAATCCTGGAAAGAAAGATCAATTACGGAAGAGATCAGGCAAAAACATATACCGCTGCCCAATGCTACAGTAGGGAAAATATACAGGTATGTATTTGACCTGGCTAAGCTGGGCCTGCAGGATATTGGCAGCTTTGAGTGGACGATGGATGACGCTCTGGGCATTTCTTTTGATACAGCAACCAACACCTTTACCGGCACTCCCCAACAACAGGGAGAACATCTGCTGACATTACATTACAAATTGAAAGACAGCAGTGAAGACAAGCCTTTCTTTGTAAAGGAATTGCGGCTGATTGTAAATCCGGACCCTAAATCATTATGGCAAAATCTGCCTTCTGATGAGCAGGATGAATACTGGCGCCCGGATAATATCAGCGCCCATACTTCTTTTGGGAATAAAAAGCTGATCATCGGCTCAAAAAGAGGCCGCAGCCATGCCCATGAAGGCCGCTTCCGGGATGATGCCTTTGCATATAGCTATGCTACCACCAGCGGCTGGGGGCTGATTGCAGTGGCGGATGGGGCCGGCTCTGCTAAATACAGCCGGAAAGGCGCTGCAATTGCATGTGATGCGGTACACGAATTTTTTGACATCCTGCTCACCAGTGATAAAATACAGGAGATTGAAACAGCCGTCAATGCCTATACTTCCCAGGCATCCGAGGCGCTGCAGAAGCAATTAAGCAGTCTTTTTATTGACCAGCTGGGTAAGGCAGCCTTCTTTGCGCAATCAAAAATAAAAGAGGAAGCACAACGGAAAGAAGCGGATATAAAAGACTACGCTACTACCCTCATCTTTACCATGACACGGAAATTTGCTGCAGGTTATGTGATCTGCTCCTTCTGGGTGGGTGATGGCGGCATTGGTATTTTTGATAACACCAAACCGGAAGTAGTGGTATTGGGTACGCCTGATAGTGGTGAATTTGCAGGACAAACAAGGTTTCTGACCATGCCGGATATTTTTGCGGACAGCTCTTATGCCAACCGAATCCGTTTTAAGATTGTACCAGACTTTACCGCACTGGTGCTGATGACTGATGGTATTACTGATCCTAAATTCCAGACGGATGCCAACCTCAGCAAAACAGCAATGTGGCAGGAATTATGGGCCGACCTCGGTGGAAAAAATGCGGACAACTGCAAAATAGATTTTGCCGCAGCGCCGGAAACAGCAGCTGCCATGCTGATGAACTGGCTCGATTTCTGGTCGCCAGGTAATCATGATGACCGGACTATTGCTATTTTGTATTAA